A portion of the Lolium rigidum isolate FL_2022 chromosome 1, APGP_CSIRO_Lrig_0.1, whole genome shotgun sequence genome contains these proteins:
- the LOC124653159 gene encoding phytochrome-associated serine/threonine-protein phosphatase-like: MDLDLWIVKVKEGQHLAEHELQSLCEYVKEILIEESNVQPVNSPVTVCGDIHGQFHDLMKLFATGGHVPETNYIFMGDFVDRGFNSLEVFTILLLLKARYAIECMLDLADAMKFEHVGD, encoded by the exons ATGGATTTGGATCTGTGGATCGTCAAGGTCAAGGAGGGGCAGCACCTCGCCGAGCACGAGCTCCAGTCCCTCTGCGAATAC GTGAAGGAGATCCTCATCGAGGAGTCCAACGTGCAGCCGGTCAACAGCCCCGTGACGGTGTGCGGCGACATCCACGGCCAGTTCCACGACCTGATGAAGCTCTTCGCCACGGGAGGCCATGTCCCCGAGACCAACTATATATTTATG GGTGACTTTGTGGATCGTGGGTTCAACAGCCTTGAGGTCTTCACCATTCTTTTGCTCCTAAAAGCCAGGTATGCCATTGAATGTATGCTTGACCTAGCTGATGCaatgaagtttgagcatgttggaGACTAA